One part of the Thermoanaerobacterium sp. CMT5567-10 genome encodes these proteins:
- a CDS encoding 4-hydroxy-3-methylbut-2-enyl diphosphate reductase: MKILIADNAGFCFGVKRAVKVAYDQINRDDSRRTYTYGELIHNPQVVRDLEDKGIKTIDGIDNLKENDRIIIRTHGIPEKTYKDLKEKKIELIDMTCPFVKRVQKIVNGYHKKGYTIVIIGDKNHPEVIGVNGWCDNSAFVIESVNDVQLLPYIDRACVVAQTTITQKTWEDSLNALKLKVNKLISFNTICDATNKRQSSAEEISKKADVMIVIGGKNSSNTQKLKRICEKNCKRTIQIENADEIDLSIFNDNDIVGITAGASTPDYLIQDVISKIAINRKEDTNE, encoded by the coding sequence GTGAAAATATTAATAGCAGATAATGCAGGGTTTTGCTTTGGTGTAAAAAGAGCCGTAAAAGTAGCGTATGATCAAATAAATCGAGATGATAGTAGACGGACATATACTTATGGGGAACTTATACACAATCCGCAAGTAGTAAGGGATTTAGAAGATAAGGGAATAAAAACAATAGATGGAATTGATAATTTAAAAGAAAATGATAGAATAATTATTAGAACTCATGGTATACCAGAGAAAACATATAAAGATTTAAAAGAGAAAAAAATTGAATTAATTGATATGACTTGCCCCTTTGTAAAGCGAGTCCAAAAGATAGTAAATGGTTATCATAAAAAAGGTTATACTATCGTTATAATAGGTGATAAAAATCATCCAGAAGTTATAGGAGTAAATGGATGGTGCGACAATTCAGCCTTTGTGATAGAATCAGTGAATGACGTTCAATTGCTACCGTATATTGATAGGGCTTGCGTTGTTGCACAGACAACGATAACACAAAAAACGTGGGAAGATAGTTTGAATGCATTAAAACTTAAAGTTAATAAATTGATATCATTCAATACAATATGTGATGCTACAAACAAAAGGCAATCATCTGCTGAAGAGATATCTAAAAAAGCTGATGTAATGATTGTTATCGGTGGAAAAAACAGTTCGAATACTCAAAAATTAAAAAGAATATGCGAAAAAAATTGTAAGAGAACTATTCAGATAGAAAACGCTGATGAAATTGATTTAAGTATTTTTAATGATAATGATATTGTAGGTATTACTGCAGGTGCTTCAACGCCTGATTATTTAATACAAGACGTGATAAGTAAAATAGCAATTAATAGAAAGGAAGATACTAATGAATGA
- the cmk gene encoding (d)CMP kinase — translation MKAIRGAITTENTKEDIFKDTINLIDEIFRCNEIKPNDVVSIFFSATKDINSAYPAEALRYHGITDIPMMCFQEMDVYGSLKKCIRVIVFINCNDDKKIKHLYLKNAKLLRPDLLNIKVAIDGPAGAGKSTAAKKLAKKLNFTYIDTGAMYRALTYKSIINDIDINNKDEIVELASKIDIKLENDRVLLDGIDITNEIRTPIVSEKVSLISKIPEVRKIMVNLQRQLVNNGSVIMDGRDIATVVMPDAQFKFFLTASAEVRAMRRYNELIEKKISVNYDDILKDIKKRDKIDTERDIAPLKKSNDSIVIDTSDMTIEEVVCKMYDIIVSK, via the coding sequence ATAAAAGCAATTAGAGGCGCAATAACGACTGAAAATACAAAAGAAGATATTTTTAAAGATACAATTAATCTTATAGATGAGATCTTTCGCTGTAACGAAATTAAACCTAACGATGTTGTATCGATATTTTTCAGTGCCACAAAAGATATTAATTCTGCATATCCAGCCGAAGCATTAAGGTACCATGGAATTACTGATATTCCTATGATGTGCTTTCAGGAAATGGATGTTTATGGTAGCCTTAAAAAATGTATTCGAGTTATTGTATTTATTAATTGCAATGATGATAAAAAAATTAAGCATTTGTATTTAAAAAATGCAAAATTGTTAAGGCCGGATTTATTGAATATAAAAGTTGCTATTGATGGTCCAGCCGGTGCGGGAAAGAGTACAGCTGCTAAAAAGCTAGCTAAAAAACTTAATTTTACATATATAGATACAGGTGCGATGTACAGAGCTTTGACATATAAGTCTATCATTAATGATATTGACATAAACAATAAAGATGAAATTGTAGAATTGGCTTCCAAAATTGATATTAAATTAGAAAATGATAGAGTATTGTTGGATGGTATAGACATTACAAATGAAATAAGAACCCCAATTGTTTCAGAGAAAGTGTCATTAATTTCTAAGATACCTGAAGTAAGGAAAATAATGGTAAATTTACAGAGGCAATTGGTGAACAATGGTAGCGTTATAATGGATGGGAGAGACATAGCAACAGTTGTGATGCCTGATGCACAATTTAAATTTTTTTTAACGGCCAGCGCTGAGGTAAGAGCAATGCGGAGATACAATGAATTAATAGAGAAAAAAATTTCCGTTAATTATGATGATATATTAAAGGACATTAAAAAAAGAGATAAAATTGATACGGAAAGAGACATTGCACCTTTAAAAAAGTCTAATGATTCTATTGTAATTGATACATCTGACATGACTATAGAAGAAGTTGTTTGTAAAATGTATGATATTATTGTTAGTAAATAA
- a CDS encoding histidine phosphatase family protein: protein MSTRLFIVRHGETSWNKLKKIQGISNVDLTNEGVKQAYLLSQRLKHEKIDVIFSSDLDRAYKTASLIAKEFDLDVIKLQEFRELSFGVWEGLTIDEIEKLYKDLYHTWKTNPSEAIIDGAETLEAVQKRILNMTYKIVEQYKNKNILIVSHGTSIKALILGLLGLDLSFYPKIRQDNTALNIVDIKDDGNCVLVLLNDTCHLRSENN, encoded by the coding sequence ATGTCTACACGTTTATTTATCGTAAGACATGGTGAAACGTCTTGGAATAAATTAAAAAAGATTCAGGGTATTAGCAATGTTGATCTTACTAATGAAGGAGTAAAACAAGCTTATTTACTTTCACAGAGATTAAAACACGAAAAAATAGATGTAATATTTTCAAGTGATTTAGATAGGGCGTATAAAACAGCATCTTTGATTGCGAAAGAATTTGATTTAGATGTAATAAAATTACAGGAATTTAGAGAATTATCTTTTGGTGTATGGGAAGGCCTTACAATTGATGAAATAGAAAAGTTGTATAAAGATTTATATCATACATGGAAGACAAATCCTTCTGAAGCCATAATTGATGGAGCAGAAACGCTGGAAGCTGTCCAAAAGAGAATATTAAACATGACGTATAAAATAGTAGAACAATATAAAAATAAAAATATATTAATTGTTTCACATGGCACATCTATAAAGGCTCTTATTCTAGGATTATTGGGTTTAGATTTGAGTTTTTATCCAAAAATAAGGCAGGACAATACAGCTTTAAATATAGTAGACATAAAAGATGATGGCAATTGTGTGCTTGTACTGTTGAATGATACGTGTCACTTAAGGAGCGAGAATAATTGA
- a CDS encoding NAD(P)/FAD-dependent oxidoreductase: protein MKKVFVIGCGASGMMAALMSSSKGNKVTIFEKNDRPGKKLLITGKGRCNITNTATIKEFIENTPTNGKFLYSALNRFSNSDLIEFLNKNGLMTKVERGGRVFPVSDRSKDVLDVFLKLIKSNQIDIQFNARVTDILSDGSRVLGIVVNGKKEYCDSIILSTGGLSYPSTGSTGDGYDMVKKLGHTIIDPRPALVPLVTAEDVSGMMGLSLKNINAKLYVNDKFVKEEFGEMLFTHVGLSGPVILTLSSYIKNINKSNVVIKLDLKPALTYEKLNERIQRDFKKYLKKEFKNSLNDLLPRSLIPYVIKESGINPDKKVSEVSKIERNTLINTIKGLSFHVISKRPIKEAVITSGGVSTKEINPKTMESRLIKGLFFAGEIIDVDALTGGYNLQISFSTGYLAGINS, encoded by the coding sequence TTGAAAAAAGTATTTGTTATTGGCTGTGGCGCATCGGGAATGATGGCTGCATTGATGAGTTCTAGCAAAGGTAATAAAGTAACTATATTTGAAAAAAATGATAGACCTGGTAAGAAGCTGCTGATAACAGGCAAAGGCAGATGCAATATAACTAATACTGCTACAATAAAAGAATTTATAGAAAACACTCCAACAAATGGGAAATTCCTTTATAGTGCATTAAATAGATTTTCCAATAGTGATTTGATTGAATTTTTAAATAAGAATGGTCTTATGACTAAAGTTGAAAGAGGAGGAAGAGTTTTTCCTGTTTCAGATAGATCAAAAGATGTCTTAGATGTGTTTTTAAAACTTATAAAGTCAAATCAAATAGATATTCAGTTTAATGCCAGAGTTACTGACATTTTATCTGATGGTTCGCGAGTGTTGGGTATAGTTGTAAATGGGAAAAAAGAATATTGTGATAGCATAATTTTGTCAACTGGCGGATTGTCATATCCATCAACAGGCTCTACAGGAGATGGATATGATATGGTAAAGAAGTTAGGACATACAATTATAGATCCGCGTCCTGCTTTAGTTCCACTTGTAACTGCAGAAGATGTAAGTGGAATGATGGGATTATCACTTAAAAATATTAATGCAAAATTGTACGTAAATGATAAGTTTGTAAAAGAAGAATTTGGAGAGATGCTTTTTACGCATGTTGGATTGTCTGGCCCTGTCATATTAACATTAAGCAGTTATATTAAGAATATTAATAAAAGTAATGTTGTTATAAAATTGGATTTAAAACCGGCTTTAACATATGAAAAACTTAACGAAAGAATACAAAGAGATTTTAAAAAGTATTTAAAGAAAGAATTTAAGAATTCTTTAAATGATTTACTACCACGTTCCTTAATTCCATATGTTATTAAAGAAAGCGGAATTAATCCGGATAAAAAAGTTTCGGAAGTGTCTAAAATAGAAAGAAATACTTTGATAAATACCATAAAAGGACTTTCATTTCATGTAATTTCAAAGAGACCTATAAAAGAAGCTGTTATTACTTCTGGAGGAGTAAGTACAAAAGAGATAAATCCTAAGACAATGGAATCTCGTTTAATTAAAGGACTTTTTTTTGCTGGTGAGATAATTGATGTTGATGCATTAACAGGTGGATATAATCTTCAAATATCTTTTTCAACCGGTTATCTAGCTGGAATAAATTCTTAA
- a CDS encoding 1-acyl-sn-glycerol-3-phosphate acyltransferase encodes MFYYIAKYIVLFIINVIFRIKVEGYENIPKDGPIIICPNHISFLDPPIIGAVFTRRIFFMAKAELFKNPILKFVLSNGLGAFPVKRGTSDLTAIKIALKHLKNGHVVGIFPEGTRSKTGKLQKAEPGVSLLSVKGNAPVLPIGIKSSYKLFSKVVIKIGKPIYFDEYQNVHLTSQDMANIGEKIMIEISKLI; translated from the coding sequence ATGTTTTATTATATCGCAAAATACATTGTTCTCTTTATTATAAATGTAATTTTCAGAATAAAAGTTGAAGGTTATGAGAATATTCCTAAAGATGGGCCTATAATTATTTGCCCAAATCATATAAGTTTTCTTGATCCACCTATTATTGGAGCAGTTTTTACACGAAGAATATTTTTTATGGCAAAAGCCGAGCTTTTTAAAAATCCTATTCTTAAATTTGTTTTAAGCAATGGATTAGGTGCATTTCCAGTAAAAAGGGGAACATCAGATTTAACTGCTATCAAAATAGCATTAAAACACTTGAAAAATGGACATGTTGTAGGAATTTTTCCTGAGGGTACAAGGAGTAAAACAGGAAAACTTCAAAAAGCAGAGCCAGGTGTATCATTGTTATCAGTTAAAGGTAATGCACCTGTTTTGCCAATTGGAATAAAGTCATCATATAAACTGTTTTCGAAAGTCGTGATAAAAATAGGTAAGCCTATTTATTTTGATGAATATCAAAATGTCCATTTGACATCTCAAGATATGGCAAATATAGGTGAGAAGATTATGATTGAAATTTCTAAATTGATCTAG